One Solea senegalensis isolate Sse05_10M linkage group LG3, IFAPA_SoseM_1, whole genome shotgun sequence genomic window carries:
- the LOC122766299 gene encoding zinc finger protein 638-like — MQQNQQRQMQGVGSALQMGKGMPPSVFPVAQQIPTSFGDTGGSGTKRSSGFALHSTMIPPAEPVPNIVQSRMPPSRQYPAQRSPTPAMMFDYTASTPRDFPHTCSLCSKECSNVRDWISHQNTSLHLESCKVLRAKYPDWNGQIVAHPSNAGKDVKPSSSTSSQASSEQRCKKTSPRRHHSSESRREKRSRSQSPHSSRYKRSSRSRSRSKEREKRKNERSSSPRRNNKRRSSPKGNDDRRSSSKRSDDRRSSPKKCDDRRSSPKRSDDRRSSPKRSNDRRASPKRNDDRRSSPKRSDEKGSAAKRSDEKGSSAKRSDDRRSSPKTDDKEKSSPKTDDEKGSAAKRSDEKGSFAKKSDNRRSSPKTDNKEKSSPKTNEKEKSSPKTNEKEKSSPKTNDEVKSSPKTGDEEKSSSKTDDEEKSSPKTRDEEKSSPKRSDKKRSSPRRTDERRTSPRRTDERRSSPRRTDKRRSSPRGGHGKRSSSEHSPERKKASSAERLVKEILQKSAAQSSSREPDLEAVVKTLAPALLAELAKMKSSSSSSSSSTRGKRSQSSSSAGRKGSSSAASSSSSSAAAKKESTTTPPKANVQKSKMGKSPPPTMVKLKGVLSSLSHSEVVSAVEQFGKTKSVVLFRARLEAVVCFEKEEDAKKLRSARKVIMKGIPVAVFLEEDTETKKTPQKKPVDSTPQTTKSSTATAPKKATPDKTSPDCPVKPLSSPSETQTTQAGEPTSDKTPAKSSNAIDNAEVLTNQNETGNATVAEPTEAGVKETTSAIQEIETPMENLISPEGIKKEREEEQTSEPTNILSTSTSENPPDLRSEDSMGQQSVVLPGNTMKFETRDPTVSELNCAVEPSKADGQEKEAEDVEPMEVGETGAEVAQPMEATSGAPDNSGENLMHTEAVPDDSRESQPLTSADETRPDLSASETSAVPPQNTEVPSDIKTPETPVKASAEDPEPESAAPGLEAKVEASQPSSPTEDGNSAPSLTLGLKSLNEHLEDSGETTKSVDLSTQPPPLKLGDDAEPAAPDESSTCEKVTVDLCSTAAGDNGSKLGAEDACVSTISPTVNEDVDSPAEESLTTSNNTAELLHVDQDTVVAIKALVQQHKLAQAGRTLSEEREISIKTSTDSADEKDEDMPQEKAQNDSPVEQLFNMEDFVTVDEVGDDVGKANPDPHRLSSSEQSGCDSRQTSTKASSSSKSTDVSTKRISSSNSKSVSPKRLKESSESTKPSSFGHKEQRKTKPPVKATTPSSHRTRSSSAASTREKMEPSVETPPESEGAVAKPDHTVPAEDTSVKTVESETSEMQPPAQIMDLETDFKDKTVKDLEKGKDDSVENTKEVDVGDNVQLVESSDIQTHEQMDDGNQSQCSDTQLPDPKNLVNQVLDSIDDENNCPVVSSEKELDTSSQVVDHAIEDRVGNENAPETKIGEVMDTSLKPEENQMKTKQDEDEVEGGMTSAESHKNIKKPNGQIPKLDVKDVDSDVTEQETFEILDSIDTAEDDGQTPCDTTPKDDLRNMDEEEDLYQVVDSVGDLPTTTETESEADSKALKSKKVEVDIKDDKSSKRNVTRTRASKSEENKSQKKQDRTVKKYETRTNRDTTTEVSNKDQESGAVTDHMVYEILDSVEDEPVVSTSERSVRRRSARGKKEDFSESSKKTKADEEPSYEILDSVEDENMAEETNVTTRSTRGRRERTTKKDALIDKTKKEDLSTRRRRTPARETPKKEEEPLKEGTPTMKKCDITVRESGEEEATYEILDSVEDEVVKDECPMTRGKGKRGRPKKEVKTTKKETALSKKGSKDASEKEAAEEEVSYQVLDSVEDETVDQPRSAKGTNMSKNIEKHKKEILQEVPKNEEEEEPLYQIVDSVEDDQVLEESVTEAKDEISPQVEEPAGGAETIMCSTVVVGASEGVVHALEKVSDASSAEEPLSLEKTEGSLKAVDDHKEVTSTTKSQRETPEEEMNALVNLDEVSDEEEDYPDDTAEEDLRKNQAVKEKQTTASRTMDKKRGEEVEVDVKELLTLDEVGADEAGEEATAAQNQEWGGEVTTGELQELVTLDEFVEDEEDKVQEVSQKDRPPNKESDSFNIETLVTLDVAGDNEDKPERTSRSVKRKHEVDTVEETVEFVTVDEVGEAEEEEEKESPRTRGRPKRETRKIPVRKSAKNLKNNSAEDERQEREPSTLARSESQHEEVDAPPAGQQLQSESPSSAAGHVVSKRKSELVRPEAKRSRSQSPCVAADFKLPPFTPNSPLGQEFVVPKSGFFCNLCRVFYLSENTAKELHCSGQKHYDNLQKHYQKLQHQQSRSSTPNSHGSFSD; from the exons ATGCAGCAGAACCAGCAGAGGCAGATGCAGGGGGTCGGGTCAGCATTGCAAATGGGGAAAGGGATGCCGCCCTCAGTCTTCCCTGTGGCACAACAAATTCCTACTTCGTTCGGTGACACAGGTGGTTCAGGTACCAAGAGGTCCTCTGGGTTTGCTCTCCACTCCACTATGATTCCTCCCGCTGAGCCAGTCCCGAACATCGTCCAGTCTCGGATGCCTCCCAGCAGGCAGTATCCAGCACAGAGGTCTCCAACTCCAGCAATGATGTTTGACTACACAGCGTCCACACCAAGAGACTTTCCCCATACCTGCTCTCTATGTTCCAAAGAATGCAGTAACGTAAGG GATTGGATCTCCCACCAGAACACCAGCCTTCACCTTGAGAGCTGCAAAGTCCTACGGGcaaa ATACCCGGACTGGAATGGCCAGATTGTTGCTCATCCCAG tAATGCGGGAAAAGATGTCAAGCCCTCGTCCTCAACTTCCTCACAGGCTTCTTCAGAACAGCGTTGCAAGAAAACCAGCCCTCGTAGGCATCACAGCTCAGAGAGTAGAAGAGAAAAACGCAGCCGTTCACAATCACCGCACAGCTCCAGATACAAGCGCAG TTCCCGGTCACGATCAAGGAGCAAAGAaagggagaagaggaaaaacGAGAGAAGTTCTTCTCCACGGAGGAACAATAAGAGAAGATCCTCTCCAAAAGGGAATGATGATAGAAGGTCTTCTTCAAAGAGGAGCGATGATAGAAGGTCTTCTCCAAAGAAGTGCGATGATAGAAGGTCTTCTCCAAAGAGGAGCGATGATAGAAGGTCTTCTCCAAAGAGGAGCAATGATAGAAGGGCTTCTCCAAAGAGGAATGACGATAGAAGGTCTTCTCCAAAGAGGAGCGACGAGAAAGGGTCTGCTGCAAAGAGGAGCGACGAGAAAGGGTCTTCTGCAAAGAGGAGTGACGATAGAAGGTCTTCTCCAAAGACGGACGACAAGGAAAAGTCTTCTCCAAAGACAGACGATGAGAAAGGGTCTGCTGCAAAGAGGAGCGACGAGAAAGGGTCTTTTGCAAAAAAGAGTGACAATAGAAGGTCTTCTCCAAAGacagacaacaaagaaaagtcTTCTCCAAAGACAAACGAGAAGGAAAAGTCTTCTCCAAAGACAAACGAGAAGGAAAAGTCTTCTCCAAAGACAAACGACGAGGTAAAGTCTTCTCCAAAGACAGGGGACGAGGAAAAGTCTTCTTCAAAGACAGACGACGAGGAAAAATCTTCTCCAAAGACAAGGGACGAGGAAAAGTCTTCTCCAAAGAGGAGCGATAAGAAACGATCTTCACCAAGGAGGACTGACGAGAGACGAACCTCTCCAAGGAGGACTGATGAGAGACGATCTTCACCAAGGAGGACTGACAAGAGAAGGTCATCACCTAGAGGAGGCCATGGAAAAAGATCATCATCAGAACATTCCCCTGAAAGGAAGAAGGCGAGCAGTGCAGAGAGGCTGGTGAAGGAAATACTACAAAAATCAG CTGCCCAGTCTTCTTCCAGAGAGCCCGACCTCGAAGCAGTCGTCAAAACTCTGGCTCCTGCTTTGCTGGCTGAGCTTGCCAAGATGAAGTCTTCCTCATCGTCATCTTCGTCGTCAACAAGAGGAAAGCGCTCGCAGTCCTCCTCGTCTGCTGGGAGGAAGGGttcttcctctgctgcctcttcatcatcctcatctgCTGCAGCAAAGAAGGAGTCCACCACCACACCACCCAAGGCCAATGTGCAGAAAAGCAAG atGGGCAAATCTCCACCTCCAACCATGGTGAAGCTAAAAGGCGTTCTCAgctctctgtctcacagtgaagtgGTCAGTGCGGTGGAGcagtttggaaaaacaaaatcagtcgTTCTGTTTCGTGCCAGGTTGGAG GCAGTCGTGTGTTTCGAGAAAGAGGAGGATGCTAAAAAACTGAGGAGTGCAAGGAAAGTCATCATGAAAGGGATTCCGGTGGCTGTTTTTCTAGAAGAGGATACTGAAACGAAAAAGACTCCTCAGAA AAAACCTGTCGACTCTACGCCTCAAACCACCAAATCCTCAACAGCGACTGCACCAAAAAAGGCTACGCCTGACAAAACGTCGCCAGACTGTCCCGTGAAGCCTTTGTCTTCACCCTCTGAGACCCAAACAACCCAAGCAGGCGAACCTACCAGTGACAAAACCCCTGCTAAAAGCTCAAATGCCATCGATAACGCAGAAGTCTTGACCAATCAAAATGAGACGGGAAACGCAACTGTTGCTGAACCAACTGAAGCAGGGGTCAAAGAAACAACGTCCGCTATACAGGAAATTGAAACACCAATGGAGAATTTGATCTCACCTGAAGGTATAAAAAAAGAACGGGAAGAAGAACAAACTTCAGAACCCACAAACATTCTGTCTACATCCACATCAGAAAATCCCCCTGATCTTAGGTCCGAAGACTCAATGGGTCAACAGTCTGTGGTGCTGCCAGGAAATACAATGAAGTTTGAAACAAGAGATCCGACAGTCTCTGAACTGAACTGCGCGGTAGAACCAAGCAAAGCTGATGGTCAGGAGAAAGAAGCTGAAGACGTTGAACCGATGGAGGTTGGAGAAACGGGAGCTGAAGTAGCGCAGCCCATGGAAGCCACAAGTGGTGCTCCCGACAACTCAGGAGAAAACCTGATGCACACAGAGGCTGTACCAGACGATTCCAGGGAGAGTCAACCACTTACCAGTGCAGATGAGACCAGACCAGATTTGTCTGCATCTGAAACTTCTGCTGTTCCACCTCAGAACACCGAAGTGCCCTCTGACATTAAGACTCCAGAAACCCCTGTTAAAGCATCAGCAGAGGACCCTGAACCAGAGTCTGCTGCACCAGGATTGGAGGCGAAGGTGGAGGCTTCACAACCTTCAAGTCCCACTGAAGACGGCAATTCTGCACCGTCACTCACCCTCGG tttAAAGAGCCTCAATGAGCATCTTGAAGACTCAGGTGAAACCACTAAGTCAGTTGATCTTTCCACTCAGCCTCCCCCTCTCAAACTTGGTGATGATGCGGAACCAGCAGCACCTGATGAATCCAGCACTTGTGAAAAAGTCACAGTTGACTTGTGTTCCACCGCTGCAGGTGACAACGGGAGCAAACTGGGAGCAGAGGATGCCTGTGTCTCCACTATTTCTCCAACAGTAAATGAAGATGTGGACTCTCCAGCTGAGGAAAGTCTCACCACATCTAACAACACCGCAGAACTACTTCACGTTGACCAGGACACAGTTGTGGCCATTAAAGCATTAGTTCAACAGCACAAACTCGCCCAAGCAGGCAGGACtctgagtgaggagagagag ATCTCCATCAAAACCAGTACAGACTCAGCTGATGAAAAAGATGAAGACATGCCACAAGAAAAg GCTCAGAATGATTCTCCAGTTGAGCAATTGTTCAACATGGAAGATTTTGTTACTGTCGATGAAGTCGGTGATGATGTGGGAAAAGCAAATCCAGACCCACATCGACTCTCCTCGTCTGAACAATCCGGTTGTGATTCCAGACAAACCTCAACAAAGGCCTCCTCCTCGTCCAAGTCCACTGACGTGTCCACGAAGAGAATCTCATCCTCCAACTCGAAATCTGTGTCACCCAAAAGATTGAAGGAGTCGTCCGAGTCCACCAAACCCTCCTCCTTTGGTCACAAAGAACAGCGTAAAACAAAGCCTCCGGTCAAAGCAACAACACCCTCAAGTCATAGGACCAGATCGTCTTCTGCTGCATCCACACGGGAAAAGATGGAGCCATCTGTGGAGACTCCCCCTGAGTCAGAGGGTGCAGTTGCAAAGCCTGACCACACGGTGCCAGCAGAGGACACTTCTGTAAAAACTGTTGAGTCAGAAACATCAGAGATGCAACCACCTGCACAGATCATGGATCTGGAGACTGATTTTAAGGACAAGACCGTCAAAGACCTGGAGAAAGGTAAAGATGATTCGGTGGAAAATACGAAGGAGGTGGATGTTGGTGACAATGTACAACTTGTGGAATCATCAGATATTCAAACACACGAGCAGATGGATGATGGGAACCAATCACAATGCTCTGACACCCAGCTGCCTGACCCTAAGAACCTGGTAAACCAGGTCCTGGACAGtattgatgatgaaaacaactGTCCCGTGGTGAGCAGTGAAAAGGAACTGGACACATCTTCTCAAGTGGTAGATCATGCTATTGAAGACCGAGTAGGAAACGAAAATGCACCTGAAACCAAAATCGGTGAAGTCATGGATACCAGTTTGAAACCAGAAGAAAATCAGATGAAGACAAAACAGGATGAAGATGAGGTTGAAGGCGGAATGACATCAGCAGAATCCCACAAAAATATCAAGAAGCCTAATGGTCAAATCCCAAAACTTGATGTGAAAGACGTAGACAGTGACGTAACTGAACAAGAAACCTTTGAGATACTGGATTCAATTGATACAGCAGAAGATGACGGTCAAACTCCGTGTGATACAACTCCCAAAGACGACCTGAGGAATATGGACGAAGAGGAAGATCTGTATCAGGTCGTTGATTCTGTTGGAGATCTTCCCACAACTACAGAGACGGAGTCTGAAGCCGACAGCAAGGCACTCAAAAGCAAGAAAGTTGAAGTGGATATAAAAGATGATAAATCATCAAAGAGGAACGTTACAAGGACCAGAGCATCAAAAAGCGAAGAGAACAAATCACAGAAGAAACAGGACAGGACAGTAAAAAAGTATGAAACACGAACAAACAGGGACACCACCACAGAAGTTTCTAATAAAGACCAAGAGTCCGGAGCAGTCACTGACCATATGGTGTATGAAATACTGGATTCTGTTGAAGATGAACCAGTCGTGTCCACCTCAGAAAGGTCTGTGAGGAGAAGGAGTGcaagaggaaagaaggaagacTTCTCTGAGTcatctaaaaaaacaaaggctGACGAAGAGCCTTCATATGAAATTTTGGACTCTGTGGAAGACGAGAATATGGCAGAAGAAACAAACGTTACAACCAGATCTACCAGAGGCAGAAGAGAAAGAACAACTAAGAAGGATGCTTTGATTgacaagacaaagaaagaggACCTGTCAACGAGGAGGCGGCGCACTCCTGCCAGAGAAACGccaaagaaagaggaggaaccTCTAAAAGAAGGCACACCAACAATGAAGAAGTGTGACATCACCGTGAGAGAGTCAGGTGAGGAGGAAGCCACCTATGAAATATTGGACTCTGTGGAGGACGAGGTCGTTAAGGATGAGTGTCCCATGAcgaggggaaaaggaaaaaggggaCGACCAAAGAAAGAGGTGAAAACCACTAAAAAAGAAACTGCTCTTTCGAAGAAGGGCAGCAAAGATGCATCTGAGAAAGAGGCTGCTGAAGAAGAGGTGTCTTATCAGGTTCTTGATTCTGTTGAGGATGAGACGGTTGATCAGCCTAGGAGTGCAAAAGGGACCAATATGTCTAAAAACattgagaaacacaaaaaagaaattcttCAAGAGGTACCtaaaaatgaggaggaggaggagcctttGTATCAGATAGTAGATTCTGTGGAAGATGATCAAGTTCTGGAAGAGTCGGTGACTGAGGCAAAAGATGAGATCAGTCCACAAGTGGAGGAAccagctggaggagcagagacaATAATGTGTAGCACCGTTGTTGTGGGTGCATCTGAAGGTGTGGTCCATGCTTTGGAGAAAGTCAGTGATGCTTCATCTGCCGAAGAACCTTTGAGTCTGGAGAAGACGGAGGGATCACTCAAAGCAGTCGACGATCACAAAGAGGTAACGTCAACAACAAAGTCCCAAAGAGAAACGCCAGAAGAAGAGATGAATGCTCTGGTGAACCTGGATGAagtgagtgatgaggaggaggattacCCAGACGACACGGCTGAAGAAGACCTGAGGAAGAACCAAGCTGTCAAGGAGAAACAGACTACTGCCTCGAGGACGATGGACAAGAAACGAGGAGAGGAGGTAGAGGTCGACGTGAAGGAGCTGCTGACTTTGGATGAGGTTGGAGCTGATGAAGCCGGAGAGGAAGCGACAGCAGCACAGAATCAAGAGTGGGGCGGCGAGGTCACGACTGGAGAACTGCAGGAGCTCGTCACGCTGGATGAGTTTGTAGAAGACGAGGAGGACAAGGTTCAGGAGGTCTCACAGAAGGACCGCCCGCCCAACAAAGAGAGCGACTCCTTTAACATCGAG ACTTTGGTGACTTTAGACGTAGCGGGCGACAACGAGGACAAACCTGAGAGGACCTCGAGATCTGTGAAACGCAAACACGAGGTGGACACGG TCGAGGAGACCGTGGAATTTGTGACAGTAGACGAGGTGGGagaagctgaggaggaggaagaaaaagaatcGCCAAGAACGAGAGGTCGACCCAAAAGGGAAACCAGGAAAATCCCCG TGAGAAAATCTGCAAAgaatctgaaaaacaacagtgctgAAGACGAAAGACAAGAGCGGGAACCGTCAACATTAGCGAGGAGTGAGAGTCAACACGAGGAGGTCGAtgctccccctgctggacaaCAGCTGCAGTCAGAGAGCCCGAGCAGTGCAGCCGGTCACG ttGTGAGTAAAAGAAAGTCAGAGCTCGTCAGACCAGAAGCGAAAAGATCTCGTTCTCAGTCTCCTTGTGTCGCTGCCGACTTCAAACTGCCGCCGTTCACTCCCAACAGTCCCCTCG GTCAGGAGTTTGTCGTCCCCAAGTCTGGGTTCTTCTGTAACCTGTGTCGCGTTTTCTACCTGAGTGAGAACACGGCCAAGGAGCTTCACTGCAGTGGTCAGAAGCACTATGACAAcctgcag aaacATTACCAGAAGCTTCAACACCAACAGTCGAGGAGTTCAACACCAAACTCTCACGGTTCCTTTTCTGACTGA
- the LOC122765994 gene encoding uncharacterized protein LOC122765994: MSDPRYNRYAPGNQRSTQGPYGLPSLHAERDLCTTSHLGLGPGFSSSGASPATPANSGRMIPPLMGQAVNYRPEQSQARIDDNLERSVDMNVSRAREDVMFPDRPDHQSLGQRSHFTNTNEYLSSDPGTASYPMSSTSASLDHRNSNDKSGSSSLDWLSGYKMAVPGQPPVFYSSSASSGYTNVENERERDMQSIPGLGDYVYPVPSQPPGLSETHRPKYSSDSAANILLDFGLEKEDLGYLVSYPQDQMTPSNIPFILHQISIEKKKRSAVKKGMDHLSSSGGASAVLQPPKVIDYGHTSKYVGGVADGIGRTSNSKLLDTYDNSSHSQKPQVNNMMEVKSSSMGSSHQGTSVTSAIASYSSLLSSVGTPSDDRARQINTQPSQTSLTHRSSFSLPKSDTDIRLMSSKVSQPPLKQPDVDHQSSSETKPSGSLFRGVHPERPGLVVVGSSDTTGNNNQGSAQSRESMVVEQIKIWQNQRRMQRNQQPQQDPPRQPQQDPPRQPQQNPPRQPQLNPPRQPQLN; the protein is encoded by the coding sequence ATGTCTGATCCTCGATACAACCGCTATGCACCGGGTAACCAAAGATCCACCCAGGGGCCCTATGGACTCCCCAGTTTGCATGCAGAGAGGGACCTCTGCACAACTTCTCACCTTGGACTTGGGCCTGGCTTCAGCTCATCTGGAGCATCTCCTGCAACTCCTGCCAACTCTGGGCGAATGATCCCACCGCTGATGGGTCAGGCGGTGAACTACAGGCCTGAACAGAGTCAGGCCAGAATAGATGACAACCTAGAGAGGTCTGTAGACATGAATGTTAGCAGAGCCAGGGAGGATGTGATGTTCCCTGACCGACCAGATCATCAGTCTCTAGGCCAGAGGTCTCACTTTACCAATACTAATGAATATCTTTCTTCAGATCCGGGAACAGCTTCCTATCCTATGTCATCAACCTCTGCTTCTCTAGATCATAGAAACTCTAATGATAAAAGTGGTAGTAGCTCCTTGGACTGGTTGTCAGGTTATAAAATGGCAGTACCTGGCCAGCCCCctgttttttattcatcatcTGCTTCATCAGGCTATACAAATGTAGAGAACGAAAGAGAACGTGACATGCAGTCCATTCCAGGATTAGGTGACTATGTCTATCCCGTACCAAGTCAACCTCCTGGTCTATCTGAGACGCATCGACCCAAATATTCCTCTGACTCTGCTGCTAACATCCTTTTGGACTTTGGACTTGAAAAAGAGGACCTGGGATATCTCGTCTCATACCCTCAAGACCAGATGACCCCTTCCAACATTCCATTTATCTTGCACCAAATCAGCAtcgagaaaaaaaagagatctgCTGTTAAAAAAGGAATGGATCATTTGAGTAGTTCCGGTGGGGCTTCAGCTGTTCTTCAGCCCCCTAAAGTAATTGACTATGGACATACTAGCAAATATGTTGGTGGGGTTGCAGATGGTATTGGAAGAACTAGTAACAGTAAGTTGTTGGACACTTATGATAATAGCAGCCACAGTCAAAAACCACAGGTAAACAATATGATGGAGGTAAAAAGTAGTTCCATGGGTTCTTCCCATCAGGGTACTTCCGTTACCAGTGCCATTGCATCATACAGTTCACTACTGAGCTCAGTAGGTACTCCAAGTGATGATCGGGCTAGGCAAATTAACACCCAACCAAGCCAGACTTCTCTAACACACCGTAGTTCTTTTTCCCTGCCAAAGTCAGACACAGACATAAGACTTATGTCATCTAAAGTGTCACAGCCCCCATTGAAACAACCAGATGTAGATCACCAGTCTTCATCAGAAACCAAACCATCCGGCTCACTGTTTCGTGGTGTGCATCCTGAACGCCCCGGTCTTGTGGTTGTTGGCAGCAGTGACACCACTGGTAACAACAATCAAGGTTCAGCCCAGAGTCGAGAGTCGATGGTCGTTGAGCAAATTAAGATATGGCAGAACCAGAGACGGATGCAGAGGAACCAGCAGCCGCAGCAGGACCCGCCGAGGCAGCCGCAGCAGGACCCGCCGAGGCAGCCGCAGCAGAACCCGCCGAGGCAGCCGCAGCTGAACCCCCCGAGGCAGCCGCAGCTGAACTGA
- the LOC122766327 gene encoding ladderlectin-like: MKSVILLMVAMVTLTRAEELKSDVIEEKPGNKTAPSAQQGEFLSPEEISVLSTGWTNLDRRRFLVVPFPMTWANAERNCQLLGGNLASIHSVTEYRRVQRLILAVTGSFPHTWLGGSDAEQEGTWFWSDGSLFRFNHWGPGQPDNYMSSHCLVMNFGEEKKFDDQLCRNERISVCSRD, translated from the exons ATGAAGTCTGTGATTCTACtcatggttgccatggtgactcTGACCAGAGCTGAGGAGCTGAAGAGTGACG TTATCGAAGAAAAACCTGGAAACAAAACTGCACCGTCGGCTCAACAAG GAGAATTTTTGTCCCCTGAAGAGATCAGTGTTCTTTCCACTGGTTGGACGAACCTCGACAGGCGCCGTTTTCTTGTCGTCCCGTTTCCGATGACCTGGGCCAACGCTGAG AGGAACTGTCAGTTACTGGGAGGAAACCTCGCCTCCATTCACAGCGTCACTGAATACAGGAGGGTTCAGCGGTTGATCCTGGCGGTCACCGGCTCGTTTCCTCACACGTGGCTCGGAGGCTCCGATGCAGAACAg GAAGGAACCTGGTTCTGGAGCGATGGTTCCCTTTTCAGGTTCAACCACTGGGGTCCAGGACAACCTGACAACTACATGTCCTCACACTGTCTGGTCATGAACTTCGGAG aggagaagaaattTGACGACCAGCTTTGTCGCAACGAGAGAATTTCTGTCTGCTCCAGAGACTGA